A genomic stretch from Bordetella sp. N includes:
- a CDS encoding CvpA family protein: protein MTGFDFVLLAILGVSALLGLVRGLLKEVLSLLAYGLAFVASIWWGPTVYGWLASMIETTMLRMGVAYAAVFIVVLLLVGLVNMTLAALIRTTGLTPADHGLGALFGLLRGMLIVLVLVAVAGYTPLPQEPWWRDAMFSHAATEAVIHTKGWLPPSLASLLPY, encoded by the coding sequence GTGACCGGCTTCGATTTCGTCTTGCTGGCGATACTGGGCGTCTCGGCCTTGCTGGGGCTCGTACGCGGCTTGCTGAAGGAAGTGCTTTCGCTGCTCGCGTATGGCCTGGCCTTCGTGGCGTCGATCTGGTGGGGGCCGACCGTCTACGGCTGGCTGGCCAGCATGATAGAAACCACGATGCTGCGCATGGGCGTGGCCTATGCGGCGGTTTTCATCGTCGTGCTGTTGCTGGTCGGGCTGGTCAACATGACGTTGGCGGCCCTGATCCGCACCACCGGCCTGACGCCGGCGGATCATGGATTGGGCGCCTTGTTCGGTTTGCTGCGGGGCATGCTGATCGTACTGGTGCTGGTAGCCGTCGCCGGCTATACGCCGCTGCCGCAAGAGCCGTGGTGGCGTGACGCGATGTTTTCTCATGCGGCCACAGAAGCCGTCATACATACCAAAGGCTGGCTGCCGCCGTCGCTGGCGTCATTACTGCCTTATTGA
- the folC gene encoding bifunctional tetrahydrofolate synthase/dihydrofolate synthase, producing MSPISKPDSSSSLAQWLAYLEALHPKAIELGLGRSREVAERMALSLDCVKIVVGGTNGKGSTCAMLEAILLAAGYKVGLYTSPHLIDFNERARVNGEIASDAALIEQFVAVEAARGDTSLTYFEFTTLAILRLFATFPGAGLDVVVLEVGLGGRLDTVNIVDADCAIVTSVDLDHTDLLGDTREKIGYEKAHIYRAGRPAICADPVPPQSLLDHAATIGADLWLFGRDYNYSGDRQQWNYGGREQRRGALGYPALRGANQLLNAAAALAALESLRERLPVPQQAVRLGLLQATLPGRFQILPGQPTVILDVGHNPHAAAVLAQNIDNMGFHPYTFAVFGLLGDKDVGGVVAKLAGRFDHWYCAGLPGPRGGSGDALAEQVRTALPAPAKGDEAAGVSACADPVEAYAQARARAGEGDRIVVFGSFLTVAAVLQSLGRKS from the coding sequence ATGTCGCCGATCTCCAAACCGGATTCCTCCAGTTCCCTGGCCCAATGGCTGGCTTATCTTGAAGCGCTGCATCCCAAGGCCATAGAGCTGGGCCTGGGGCGCTCCCGCGAAGTGGCCGAACGCATGGCCCTGTCGCTGGATTGCGTGAAGATCGTCGTCGGCGGCACCAACGGCAAGGGGTCCACCTGTGCCATGCTGGAAGCCATCCTGCTGGCAGCCGGCTACAAGGTGGGGCTGTACACCTCGCCCCACCTGATCGATTTCAACGAGCGCGCACGGGTCAATGGCGAGATCGCCAGCGACGCGGCCCTGATTGAGCAGTTCGTGGCGGTCGAAGCCGCGCGCGGCGACACGTCGCTGACCTATTTCGAATTCACCACGCTGGCCATCCTGCGGCTGTTCGCCACGTTCCCCGGCGCGGGCCTGGATGTGGTGGTGCTGGAAGTCGGCCTGGGCGGCCGTCTGGATACGGTCAATATCGTCGATGCCGATTGCGCCATCGTCACCAGCGTGGACCTGGATCATACGGACCTGCTGGGCGATACGCGGGAAAAGATAGGCTACGAAAAAGCCCATATCTATCGCGCGGGCCGGCCGGCCATCTGCGCGGACCCGGTGCCGCCGCAATCACTGCTGGATCATGCGGCCACCATCGGCGCCGATCTGTGGCTGTTCGGCCGCGACTACAACTACTCCGGCGATCGCCAGCAGTGGAATTACGGCGGGCGCGAGCAGCGCCGCGGCGCCCTGGGCTACCCCGCGCTGCGCGGCGCCAACCAGTTGCTCAACGCCGCCGCGGCGCTGGCTGCCCTGGAATCCCTGCGCGAGCGCCTGCCGGTGCCGCAACAGGCCGTGCGGCTGGGCCTGCTGCAGGCCACCTTGCCGGGCCGTTTCCAGATCCTGCCCGGCCAGCCCACCGTCATCCTGGACGTCGGCCACAATCCGCACGCCGCCGCCGTGCTGGCGCAGAACATCGACAACATGGGTTTCCATCCCTACACCTTTGCCGTGTTCGGCCTGCTGGGCGACAAGGACGTCGGCGGTGTGGTGGCCAAGCTCGCGGGCCGTTTCGATCACTGGTATTGCGCCGGCCTGCCGGGGCCGCGCGGCGGTTCGGGTGACGCCTTGGCCGAGCAGGTGCGCACGGCGCTGCCCGCGCCCGCCAAGGGTGACGAAGCCGCCGGCGTTTCAGCCTGCGCCGACCCCGTCGAAGCCTATGCCCAGGCGCGCGCCCGGGCAGGCGAGGGTGATAGAATCGTCGTGTTTGGATCCTTCCTGACCGTGGCTGCCGTGCTTCAGTCCCTGGGCCGGAAATCCTAG
- a CDS encoding [protein-PII] uridylyltransferase, producing the protein MTATDLPALRERMRASRHKAIEAFRAHERPDTLLHELRRITDHTLRELVKQCPLPHGAALAAVGGYGRGELYPYSDVDLLILLPHAPSEADESAIGQLVAALWDLGMEPGHSVRTIKDCEREALADITVETALLESRWLAGSRALMKQFDTAMHACLDPDAFFRAKRSEMQQRHARYQDTPYALEPNCKESPGGLRDLQVILWMARAAGFGESWREVAKAGLLTDSEARDLRKAEQAFKRLRIELHLLAKRREDRVLFDLQPALAEVYGIKATATRRAGELLMQRYYWAARLVTQLNTILVQNIEERLFPRPAEDARAIDDDFRSLHGRLDIIRDDAFERNPTLLLRAFLTMQQHQHLKGMSARTLRAIWHARDRIDAQFRRNPVNRKLFLQILQQPTGIVHELRRMTMLNILPRYLPVFRRIVGQMQHDLFHVYTVDQHTLQVIRNVRRFTMPEHAQEYPLASQLASELNDHWLLYVAALFHDIAKGRGGDHSELGAREVRRFAHDHGLAPADAELVEFLVRQHLLMSTVAQKRDLSDPDVIRDFAAAVKDERHLTALYLLTVADIRGTSPKVWNAWKGKLLEDLYRLTLRALGGGQADAHTVLNDRKSEAARLTRLVGLRDDARESFWKQLDVAYFLRHDASDIAWHTRHLYHRPAPADAVVKARPTEQGEGLQVMVYTRDVPDLFMVICGFFDARSLSIQDARIHTTRHGYALDSFIVLLPEGQQDLRAQATLVEHELSQKLRDARTAAQAPTTQGAVYGRSRLSRMSRMFPVPPQVELQPDERSKSWRLQVTATDRSGLLHALARVFARHAVNLQMAKVMTLGDRVEDVFILEGASLERPRQQMQFERDILEALSGENANKAAA; encoded by the coding sequence ATGACCGCCACGGACCTTCCCGCGCTACGCGAGCGCATGCGTGCAAGCCGCCACAAGGCCATCGAAGCCTTCCGCGCGCATGAACGGCCCGACACGCTGCTGCACGAGTTGCGCCGCATCACCGACCATACGCTGCGCGAGCTGGTCAAGCAGTGCCCCCTGCCCCACGGCGCCGCGCTGGCCGCGGTGGGCGGCTACGGCCGCGGGGAGCTCTACCCCTATTCCGACGTCGACCTGCTGATCCTGCTGCCCCACGCGCCGTCCGAAGCGGACGAAAGCGCCATCGGCCAGCTGGTGGCGGCACTGTGGGACCTGGGCATGGAGCCGGGCCACAGCGTGCGCACCATCAAGGACTGCGAACGGGAAGCCCTGGCCGACATCACGGTCGAGACCGCGCTGCTGGAGTCGCGCTGGCTGGCCGGCAGCCGGGCGCTGATGAAGCAGTTCGACACGGCCATGCATGCCTGCCTGGATCCCGATGCCTTCTTCCGCGCCAAGCGCAGCGAAATGCAGCAGCGCCACGCGCGCTACCAGGACACGCCCTACGCCCTGGAACCGAACTGCAAGGAATCGCCTGGCGGCCTGCGCGACCTGCAGGTGATCCTGTGGATGGCGCGGGCCGCCGGCTTCGGCGAGAGCTGGCGCGAGGTTGCCAAGGCCGGCCTGCTGACCGACTCCGAGGCGCGCGACCTGCGCAAGGCCGAGCAGGCGTTCAAACGCCTGCGGATCGAATTGCACCTGCTGGCCAAACGCCGCGAAGACCGCGTGCTGTTCGACCTGCAACCCGCCCTGGCCGAGGTTTATGGCATCAAGGCCACCGCCACGCGACGCGCCGGCGAGCTGCTGATGCAGCGTTATTACTGGGCGGCACGCCTGGTGACCCAGCTCAACACCATCCTGGTGCAGAACATCGAGGAGCGGCTGTTCCCGCGCCCCGCCGAAGACGCCCGCGCCATCGACGATGACTTCCGCAGCCTGCATGGCCGCCTGGACATCATTCGCGACGACGCCTTCGAGCGCAATCCGACCCTGCTGCTGCGCGCCTTCCTGACGATGCAGCAGCACCAGCACCTGAAGGGCATGTCGGCGCGCACCTTGCGCGCCATCTGGCATGCACGCGACCGCATCGACGCGCAGTTCCGCCGCAACCCGGTCAACCGCAAGCTGTTCCTGCAGATCCTGCAGCAACCGACGGGCATCGTGCACGAGTTGCGACGCATGACGATGCTGAACATCCTGCCGCGCTATCTGCCGGTATTCCGCCGCATCGTCGGGCAGATGCAACATGACCTGTTCCACGTCTACACAGTGGACCAGCACACGCTGCAGGTGATCCGCAACGTGCGCCGCTTCACGATGCCGGAGCACGCGCAGGAGTATCCGCTGGCCAGCCAGCTAGCATCCGAACTGAACGACCACTGGCTGCTGTACGTCGCCGCCCTCTTCCACGACATCGCCAAAGGCCGCGGCGGCGACCACTCCGAACTGGGCGCGCGCGAAGTGCGCCGCTTCGCCCACGACCACGGGCTGGCGCCGGCCGACGCCGAGCTGGTCGAGTTCCTGGTGCGCCAGCATCTGTTGATGTCGACCGTGGCGCAAAAACGCGATTTGTCCGACCCGGACGTGATCCGCGATTTCGCCGCCGCGGTGAAGGACGAGCGCCATCTGACCGCCCTTTACCTGCTGACCGTCGCCGACATACGCGGCACCAGCCCGAAAGTCTGGAACGCCTGGAAAGGCAAGCTGCTGGAAGACCTGTATCGCCTGACCCTGCGCGCCCTGGGCGGCGGCCAGGCCGACGCCCACACCGTACTCAACGACCGCAAGTCCGAGGCCGCGCGCCTGACGCGCCTGGTGGGCTTGCGCGACGACGCCCGCGAATCATTCTGGAAACAGCTGGATGTGGCCTATTTCCTGCGCCACGACGCTTCCGACATCGCCTGGCATACGCGCCACCTCTACCATCGTCCCGCGCCCGCGGACGCCGTGGTCAAGGCGCGCCCCACCGAACAGGGCGAAGGCCTGCAGGTGATGGTCTACACCCGTGACGTGCCGGACCTGTTCATGGTGATCTGCGGCTTCTTCGACGCCAGATCCCTGAGCATCCAGGACGCGCGCATCCACACCACCCGGCACGGCTACGCGCTGGACAGCTTCATCGTGCTGCTGCCGGAGGGCCAGCAGGACCTGCGCGCCCAGGCCACGCTGGTGGAACACGAGCTGTCCCAGAAGCTGCGCGACGCCCGCACGGCCGCGCAGGCGCCCACGACGCAAGGCGCCGTCTATGGCCGTTCACGCCTGTCACGCATGTCACGCATGTTCCCGGTGCCGCCGCAGGTCGAACTGCAGCCCGACGAGCGCAGCAAGTCGTGGCGCCTGCAAGTGACGGCCACCGACCGCTCCGGCCTGCTGCACGCCCTGGCCCGGGTTTTCGCGCGCCATGCCGTGAACCTGCAGATGGCCAAGGTGATGACCCTGGGCGACCGCGTCGAAGACGTCTTCATTCTGGAAGGCGCGTCGCTGGAGCGGCCGCGCCAGCAGATGCAGTTCGAGCGCGACATCCTGGAAGCCCTGTCCGGCGAGAACGCCAACAAGGCAGCCGCCTGA
- the fliS gene encoding flagellar export chaperone FliS has product MAYASRRPDATYSVSSYKDVGLETQVLSASPERLISLLYSGARVAIGKAKHHLEEGNVAERGKAINHAMRLVDEGLKQALANPQEDKLAANLDSLYDYILRQLVTSNIKGDVAGLDEADRLLADLQEAWQTSVDRPAAAV; this is encoded by the coding sequence ATGGCTTACGCATCCCGGCGCCCCGACGCAACCTATTCGGTCAGTTCCTACAAGGACGTGGGTCTGGAGACCCAGGTCCTCAGCGCCTCGCCCGAACGGCTCATTTCGCTGCTATATAGCGGCGCGCGGGTTGCCATCGGCAAGGCCAAACACCACCTGGAAGAAGGCAATGTCGCCGAGCGCGGCAAGGCCATCAACCATGCCATGCGCCTGGTGGACGAAGGCCTGAAGCAAGCACTGGCCAATCCCCAGGAAGACAAGCTGGCCGCCAATCTCGATTCCCTTTACGACTACATCCTGCGTCAACTGGTCACCTCGAACATCAAGGGTGACGTGGCGGGCCTGGACGAGGCCGACCGCCTGCTGGCCGATCTGCAAGAAGCCTGGCAGACCTCGGTCGACCGCCCGGCCGCTGCCGTTTAA
- a CDS encoding MarC family protein, which translates to MLTNEYVLIFSRSFLFALATLLPILNPPSVAPIFWTLTEGASSATRLALAKRVAINVCLMVTVAMVAGNVLLSFFGLSLAIVRVGGGMLVVASAWRLVNSTDGGAGRAARMAESFTPEMAKARAFYPLTFPISCGPGSIAAAITIGAQLRDQNHLASLVRLAGSLPGVLLVSFILYICLRFAAQFLYRLGESGTSVFMRLSAFILLCLGVQIVWDGVHELLLGTLLELRAH; encoded by the coding sequence ATGTTGACGAACGAATACGTGCTGATTTTCAGCCGCAGCTTCCTGTTCGCGCTGGCGACCCTGCTGCCCATCCTCAATCCCCCTTCCGTCGCACCCATCTTCTGGACCCTCACTGAAGGCGCGTCCAGCGCCACGCGCCTGGCGCTGGCCAAGCGCGTGGCCATCAACGTGTGCCTGATGGTGACCGTGGCCATGGTGGCCGGCAACGTGCTGCTGTCGTTCTTCGGCCTGTCACTGGCCATCGTGCGGGTGGGCGGCGGCATGCTGGTGGTGGCCAGTGCCTGGCGGCTGGTCAACTCGACCGACGGCGGCGCGGGCCGCGCGGCCCGCATGGCCGAGTCCTTTACGCCGGAGATGGCCAAGGCGCGCGCCTTCTATCCCCTGACGTTTCCCATCAGCTGCGGACCCGGCTCGATCGCGGCGGCCATCACCATAGGCGCGCAACTGCGCGACCAGAATCATCTGGCCAGCCTGGTACGGCTGGCGGGCTCCCTGCCCGGCGTCTTGCTGGTATCGTTCATCCTGTATATCTGCCTGCGTTTCGCCGCGCAATTCCTCTATCGGCTGGGCGAAAGCGGGACCAGTGTCTTCATGCGCCTGTCCGCTTTCATTCTGCTGTGCCTGGGCGTGCAGATCGTCTGGGACGGCGTCCACGAGCTGCTGCTTGGCACGCTGCTGGAACTCCGGGCGCATTAA
- the fliD gene encoding flagellar filament capping protein FliD has product MVTTTSTSSSSTASVSSLGSGSNLPLQDILDSLQENAEVALTNIQTQQSEIQSKITAYGTIQSAIESLQTAAKALTSADTYNAAKAVVTGEGFTATAKSSAVSANYSIQVNSLATSETLSTGAFTSRTLANGTGGTLTVTLADGTSASVDLSSDTSLNGVASAINGNSKLGIKASIISDGSGNSYLMLTSSTTGTKAAVSSLSVAGNTTLAGQLNYGAGATGSTVTRVGDAATDASITVNGITVTSPTNTVDSAIDGVTLTLSKVTTAPDSLRITTDTTAQATAIQSFVTAYNTVASLISTATAFDTTTDTGSVLTGDSTIRTIQTALAQALRVTNTGGTIASLADLGITTDTDAKNGTLKIDVNKMTEALVNNPDDVKNLLFGTSGLGTKFTNATTTMLQTGGTLDNRTDGLQTTYDTLQDNYDSTKTRIDADIATLRAKFVALDAFVAQMNSTSSYLTQQFEALSNSKS; this is encoded by the coding sequence ATGGTCACCACTACCTCGACTTCCAGCAGCAGCACCGCCTCCGTATCCTCGTTGGGATCGGGCTCGAACCTGCCGCTGCAAGATATCCTGGACAGCCTGCAAGAGAATGCTGAGGTCGCGCTTACCAATATCCAGACCCAGCAAAGCGAAATCCAGAGCAAGATCACCGCCTACGGGACGATCCAGAGCGCGATCGAGTCGCTGCAGACAGCCGCCAAGGCCCTGACCAGCGCCGACACGTACAACGCGGCCAAGGCCGTGGTGACCGGTGAAGGCTTCACCGCCACGGCGAAATCCAGCGCCGTCTCCGCCAACTACAGCATCCAGGTCAATTCGCTGGCCACGTCCGAAACGCTGAGCACGGGCGCCTTCACCAGCCGCACGCTGGCCAACGGCACCGGCGGCACGCTGACCGTGACCCTGGCCGACGGCACCTCGGCTTCCGTCGACCTGAGCTCGGACACGTCGCTCAACGGCGTCGCCAGCGCGATCAACGGCAACAGCAAGCTGGGCATCAAGGCGTCCATCATCAGCGACGGCAGCGGCAACAGCTACCTGATGCTGACGTCCAGCACGACCGGCACCAAGGCGGCGGTGTCCAGCCTGAGCGTGGCCGGCAACACCACCCTGGCGGGCCAGCTGAACTACGGCGCCGGCGCGACCGGCTCCACCGTGACGCGCGTGGGCGACGCCGCGACCGATGCCTCGATCACGGTCAACGGCATTACGGTCACCAGCCCCACCAACACGGTCGACTCGGCCATCGACGGCGTCACCTTGACCCTGAGCAAGGTGACCACCGCTCCCGATTCGCTGCGCATCACCACCGACACGACGGCCCAGGCCACCGCGATCCAGTCTTTCGTCACGGCCTACAACACCGTGGCGTCGCTGATCTCCACCGCCACCGCGTTCGACACGACCACCGACACCGGTTCCGTCCTGACCGGCGACAGCACCATTCGCACCATCCAGACCGCGCTGGCGCAAGCCCTGCGCGTGACCAACACCGGCGGCACCATCGCCTCGCTGGCCGACCTGGGCATCACCACGGATACGGACGCGAAGAACGGCACGCTGAAGATCGACGTCAACAAGATGACCGAGGCGCTGGTCAACAACCCGGACGACGTCAAGAACCTGTTGTTCGGCACCAGCGGCCTGGGCACCAAGTTCACCAACGCGACCACGACGATGCTGCAAACCGGCGGCACGCTCGACAACCGCACGGATGGCCTGCAAACCACCTACGACACGCTGCAGGACAACTACGACAGCACCAAGACGCGTATCGACGCCGATATCGCCACCTTGCGCGCCAAGTTCGTGGCCCTGGACGCCTTTGTCGCGCAGATGAACAGCACCAGCAGCTACCTGACCCAGCAATTCGAAGCGCTGAGCAACTCGAAATCCTAA
- a CDS encoding disulfide bond formation protein B, whose translation MFASNRRLLLLIALLSFAAVGVALISQYVFDMQPCAYCVLQRLIYLAVGVVCLLTALGGGVLRRLGALLGLGLAACGVWAAYYQYTVASKLLSCAQTFADRFVASLGLDTAVPQVFGAYATCAEAVVKVLGVEYALWSLALFVVLALLSLAALLKRA comes from the coding sequence ATGTTTGCCTCAAATCGACGTTTGCTGCTCCTGATTGCCCTGCTGTCCTTCGCCGCCGTCGGCGTCGCCTTGATCTCGCAATACGTGTTCGACATGCAGCCCTGCGCCTACTGCGTGCTGCAACGTCTGATTTACCTGGCCGTGGGGGTGGTGTGCCTGCTGACCGCCCTTGGCGGTGGCGTGCTGCGCCGCCTGGGCGCCCTGCTGGGCCTGGGTCTGGCGGCCTGCGGCGTGTGGGCCGCTTACTACCAGTACACGGTGGCGTCCAAGCTGCTGTCCTGCGCCCAGACCTTCGCCGACCGCTTCGTGGCCAGCCTGGGGCTGGACACCGCGGTGCCCCAGGTCTTCGGCGCCTATGCCACGTGCGCGGAAGCCGTGGTCAAGGTGCTGGGCGTCGAATACGCCCTGTGGAGCCTGGCCCTGTTCGTGGTGCTGGCATTGCTGTCGCTGGCGGCGCTGCTCAAGCGCGCCTGA
- a CDS encoding flagellar protein FlaG, producing the protein MAVSPIGTSALPVQHTTAVPAQVPSPVVPVDASVSILPTGAAAKNGQSDSSTSEQGASKLPIDKALDKLNEQMEAWSTEMSFSIDEDTQRVVVSIKDTKSGDTIKTIPSETVLQIAKMITDFQGSAIRTTA; encoded by the coding sequence ATGGCTGTCAGCCCTATCGGTACTTCGGCCCTGCCCGTGCAACACACCACGGCAGTACCCGCGCAAGTCCCCTCTCCTGTCGTTCCTGTCGACGCGAGCGTGTCGATCCTGCCCACCGGCGCCGCCGCCAAAAACGGCCAGTCGGATTCGTCCACGTCGGAACAGGGCGCCAGCAAATTGCCCATCGACAAGGCGCTCGACAAGCTCAATGAGCAGATGGAAGCCTGGTCCACGGAGATGTCGTTTTCCATCGACGAGGACACGCAGCGCGTGGTCGTCTCGATCAAGGACACGAAAAGTGGGGACACCATCAAGACCATCCCCAGCGAAACCGTGCTGCAGATCGCCAAGATGATTACCGATTTCCAGGGCTCCGCCATCAGGACAACCGCCTGA
- a CDS encoding SPOR domain-containing protein, with translation MGLFTRKDPAPDASAGKPRPSVSSEAQAAQLRGRARRRLAGAVALVLAAVIILPMVLDSEPARVSDDIPISIPNRGAPYQPPVSDPQAPPQQSADAGQAGATPQPPAPTSGMPNGSVPNNGAPGTGNSGQIAAAPPVSEPTPPARQPATRPEPTRPETRTETRPEHTRPEPTRPETKPEPKPTPKPEPQQRSDDGARAMALLEGRSAPAPAPAKPAADSKGNFVLQVAAYTSQADAQARRDKLHAAGVTNAFLQEFTASGKQQYRLRVGPFPSREAAQAAQARLRTLGYDNGFIAAQ, from the coding sequence ATGGGTTTGTTTACACGGAAAGACCCCGCCCCCGACGCTTCCGCGGGCAAGCCACGTCCATCCGTATCCAGCGAAGCGCAAGCCGCTCAACTGCGGGGACGTGCGCGTCGCCGGTTGGCGGGCGCGGTCGCTTTGGTGCTGGCGGCTGTCATCATTCTGCCCATGGTGCTCGACTCCGAGCCCGCTCGCGTCAGCGACGACATCCCCATCAGCATTCCGAATCGCGGCGCGCCTTACCAGCCGCCAGTCAGCGACCCGCAGGCGCCGCCGCAGCAGTCGGCTGATGCCGGCCAGGCAGGCGCCACGCCGCAACCGCCGGCGCCGACCAGCGGCATGCCCAATGGCAGCGTGCCCAACAATGGCGCCCCGGGCACGGGCAACAGCGGGCAGATCGCCGCCGCGCCGCCGGTCAGCGAGCCCACGCCGCCTGCCCGTCAGCCCGCCACGCGTCCCGAGCCGACCCGGCCAGAGACTCGCACAGAGACGCGCCCTGAACATACGCGGCCGGAGCCCACCCGTCCCGAGACCAAGCCGGAACCCAAGCCGACGCCCAAGCCGGAGCCGCAGCAACGCAGCGACGACGGCGCGCGCGCCATGGCCCTGCTGGAAGGCCGTTCCGCCCCGGCACCCGCGCCGGCCAAGCCGGCGGCGGACAGCAAAGGTAATTTCGTGCTGCAGGTTGCCGCGTACACGTCGCAGGCGGACGCCCAGGCGCGCCGCGACAAGCTGCACGCGGCCGGCGTGACCAACGCCTTCCTGCAAGAATTCACGGCCAGTGGCAAACAGCAGTACCGCTTGCGCGTCGGGCCTTTCCCGTCACGCGAAGCGGCCCAGGCGGCCCAGGCCAGATTGCGTACGCTGGGTTATGACAACGGCTTTATTGCTGCACAGTGA
- the purF gene encoding amidophosphoribosyltransferase codes for MCGIVGVMGRGPVNQLLYDSLLLLQHRGQDAAGIATAQGNQFNMYKAHGLVRDVFRTRNMRSLPGTSGVGQVRYPTAGSSDSEEEAQPFYVNAPFGIMMTHNGNLTNWRELRESLFRVDRRHINTNSDSEVLLNVLAHELQSAANGVSLDDDAIFRAVGAVHRRVKGAYAVIAQIAGYGLLGFRDPNGIRPLCLGRMETDEGDEWMLASESVALEGSGFSFVRDIAPGEAVFVDLDGRIVSRQCSENAQLVPCIFEYVYFARPDSLMDGVSVYDARLRMGEYLADNVARRLRLGDIDVVMPIPDSSRPAAMQLAARLNLDYREGLIKNRYVGRTFIMPGQAVRKKSVRQKLNAIGMEFKGKNVLLVDDSIVRGTTSREIVDMARAAGANKVYFASAAPPVRFPNVYGIDMPTQKELIATGRTDEEIARTIGADALVYQDLHDMQQAVRDLNPAMARFEASCFDGQYVTGDITPEYLERLGQSRNQDENQESGGLQFNMGYAANDA; via the coding sequence ATGTGTGGAATCGTAGGTGTCATGGGGCGCGGCCCCGTCAACCAGTTGCTTTATGACAGCTTGCTGCTGTTGCAGCATCGGGGTCAGGATGCGGCGGGGATCGCCACCGCACAGGGCAATCAGTTCAATATGTACAAGGCGCATGGCCTGGTGCGGGACGTGTTCCGTACCCGCAACATGCGTTCGCTGCCGGGTACCAGCGGCGTCGGCCAGGTGCGCTATCCCACCGCGGGATCGAGCGATTCCGAGGAAGAGGCCCAGCCGTTCTACGTCAACGCGCCGTTCGGCATCATGATGACGCACAACGGCAACCTGACCAACTGGCGCGAGCTGCGCGAGTCGCTATTCCGTGTCGACCGTCGCCACATCAACACCAACTCCGATTCGGAAGTGCTGTTGAACGTGCTGGCCCACGAGCTGCAATCCGCCGCCAACGGCGTGTCGCTGGACGATGACGCGATCTTCCGCGCCGTCGGCGCCGTGCATCGTCGCGTCAAGGGCGCATATGCCGTGATCGCGCAGATCGCCGGCTACGGCCTGCTGGGCTTCCGCGATCCGAACGGCATTCGTCCCTTGTGCCTGGGCCGCATGGAAACCGACGAAGGCGACGAGTGGATGCTGGCGTCGGAATCGGTGGCGCTGGAAGGCAGCGGCTTCAGCTTCGTGCGCGATATCGCGCCCGGCGAGGCCGTGTTCGTCGACCTGGACGGCCGCATCGTCAGCCGCCAGTGCTCGGAAAACGCGCAACTGGTGCCGTGTATCTTCGAATACGTGTACTTCGCCCGTCCCGACTCGCTGATGGACGGCGTGTCGGTCTACGATGCGCGCCTGCGCATGGGTGAATACCTGGCCGACAATGTCGCGCGCAGGCTGCGCCTGGGTGACATCGACGTGGTCATGCCCATTCCCGATTCCTCGCGTCCGGCGGCCATGCAGCTGGCGGCCCGCCTGAACCTGGACTACCGCGAAGGTCTGATCAAGAACCGCTACGTGGGCCGCACCTTCATCATGCCGGGCCAGGCGGTGCGCAAGAAGTCCGTGCGCCAGAAGCTCAATGCCATCGGCATGGAATTCAAGGGCAAGAACGTGCTGCTGGTGGACGACTCCATCGTGCGTGGCACCACCAGCCGTGAAATCGTCGACATGGCCCGCGCGGCCGGCGCCAACAAGGTGTATTTCGCCTCCGCGGCGCCTCCGGTGCGTTTCCCCAATGTGTACGGCATCGACATGCCGACGCAGAAGGAACTGATCGCCACCGGCCGTACCGACGAGGAAATCGCCCGGACCATCGGCGCCGACGCGCTGGTCTACCAGGACCTGCACGATATGCAGCAGGCGGTGCGTGACCTGAACCCGGCGATGGCCCGTTTCGAAGCGTCCTGCTTCGACGGCCAGTACGTCACCGGCGACATCACGCCCGAGTACCTGGAGCGCCTGGGCCAAAGCCGCAATCAGGATGAAAATCAGGAAAGCGGTGGCCTGCAGTTCAATATGGGCTACGCCGCCAACGACGCCTGA